The genomic segment CCCGCTCGCTGCCACGCCTGAGCCTTAGAAATGCGCTGCACCGCCAGAACCTCCAGACCACTGTCTTCAGAGTTACACAACAGACACAGTataaacaagataaaaacaaaagaaccgAGCACAGGGACAAGTTACTGTGTAATTCAGCACTGAATGTGTTTAGACTGAATTATCTTACCAGGATTGAAACGTTTTGCCTTCACCATCCCTGTGTCTAGGACATATTTGATCCCCGAGATTGTAACAGACGTCTCAGCAATGTTGGTTGAGAGGATGACTTTCCTACAACCCTGGACAAAGGTAAAGACAGCAAACATTTGGCATGACTATATAATAACATTAATCACATAATGagacaatacaaataatacagcTGTGTCAGTTCCTATCTAACACAGTTATCATTTTCATGCACAGCACCCATGTTGTGCAGGTAGCAAGTATAGCAAATGCCCTCATCAGTGCACCTGTGGGTGGGTTGGTCTTCAAGTGAGGTCTGCTCATACAGCACTTATATACCTTTGCCATGCATCTTGGACCATGCGCTATAGATTTAAGGGCCTATGCCTTGTTTATCACAGaaacagtttgccagtccatcacagggccacatatagagacaaacaaccatccactctcacacctacggtcaatttacgGTTTaatttttgtccaatttacctGGATTTACCTAGAATATCACAAAACATTTTCCCttaaatatttacttttgtCTACAATAATCTGCAGAAGTCTTGTTTCTCCTACATGTTTATCGTTACCTTGGGAGCCGACAGAAAAACCCTGAGCTGCAGTGCTGGCGGCAGTGCGGAGTACAAGGGGACAACTACCATTGAACCACAGCCGTCAGGCAGGTGCTTCGCAATGTCCCGGCACGTCCTTGCCAGAGCCTCAATTTCCTCCTGACCAGTCATGAAAACTAAGATATCATGGGACGGAGGCGCCTCCTGGATGCACACAAGGAGAACACATTCTGTTCAGGTTTCACAAAGAATCGTCACAGTACATGAACATGGAGACAGAGAAATGCTCACTTCTGTTTGCTTTCATAAACCAAAAGGACAGACGTATCATGGTTCTTAGCTTAGCGTAGAAATGCATTTATTATAACTGAATGATTTAGAAAAATTATTTGGATGTACTCATATTAGATTAACTCGAAAACCACTAACTCTTCTGTCTGAATGTATCTGAGAAATTGACATAGTATTCcaattgcaaaacaaactcctgttcTAAAGCATTGAGATTTGCAATTTGACTGGCGCCATGTCAGGCTTTGAAACTAGAATTTCACAGAGGTCACTGGAATCCAGGAACCTATCGTGTGGTGTGCTTTATCATCAATCTTACTGACAAGGTAATAttcaaaattgacatcatgttctatcgAGGAGGACCTGAAACAAGTGATTGACACCATTAACATCCCAAGAAAAAATAAAcgtaggctcattttcccatggACTTTCTTTTTGTAACCACTTGTCACCCCCTGCTGGATAACTGCCACGTCTATGTTACGTCCTAGGACTCCCTTTTCAAACAagaagactatgtccacttCTTCTATACAGTCTATGATTGAAGAGTACCTGATGTATCTGGAAAATTGAGACAAGTGCAGCCTGCAGGTAGTCTGACTGTGACTGCTTGGTGTAGTAGATCTGAATGGGATGCTGCCTCCCTTCCAGGTAAAGTACAGGCGACTTGTTGAAGTACTCTGAGAACAAATCTACATCCATCGTGGCCGACATCACTATGACCTGTGCAGGTTAaagagaaatgaatgaaaaggagaAGAGTAAGCCAATAATTATGCAGATGTGGATGTGTAAATATACAGCaagatgttttatttgacaAGTGTTATAGGAATTAGTTCTAGAATTTGCTATGAAACTAACTTCGGCAGCAGGAACATCTCTCTTACCTTCAGGGGTATCTTGTTCAGTTCTTTGCGTCTGCGTTGGGCAGCCTTAACCACGCCAAACAGCACATCAGTGTGCACTGTGCGCTCATGAGCTTCATCCAAGACCACCACAGTGTAGCGCAGCAGTAAGGGGTCTCCGATGGCCTCACGCAGGAGCATGCCATCGGTCATGAACTTCAGCTTTGTCTCCGAGGAGGTGACGTCCTCAAAACGCACCGTGTAACCAACCTGAGAAGTTTGATTCAAGCACAAACATGTATGCCTATCGTGATGAAtgtccagttttttttaattaaacactgaTGAGTCATGTGTGAGAAGCCTGACTCCAGTACGTACCAGCTTGCCAAGCTGAGTCCTTTTCTCCTCCGCCACCCTTCCTGCCAGTGAGATGGCAGCAACACGACGAGGTTGAGTGATGGCAATGATGCCCTGTCGCCCGATGCCGGCCTCATACAGGTACTGTGGGATCTGTGTGGTTTTCCCAGAGCCAGTCTCACCTGGTGTATGTATGAGAGAAAATCGGTATGATTATGTACTTTTCAAATACATGCAGTTACATGcaatagtacattttaaatccaacTAATAAATGATTTAGGTCATCAGATGTAGTATTGATCTATCACAGTCACAGATACAGGCTTTATATAAACTAACaacatgatataaaaaaaacaacacctgtACTTATCAGCAAATAAATGACTactcttttttattcttttattctctCAGCAGATAAACTTTGCCAAATATCTTTCCTTTATTCTCTACATTttaagtggtagaaaatggatttGTGTAGAGCACTCgtgtattttaaatttaaataatgaatatacTAAATATTACATACATGAAAATAGGTAatcaaaacaatatattttatatGAAGTCATAAACGCTTCAGTGCTCATAGCAGCAGTTGTTTAGGTCCAGTGGGAAAAAAGGTGTAAACCTACATAAATAAAACCAATGTGcgtatttaaatataatcttatatactatatgtatagTGCACTGGTCTCAGAAAGCATTGCTAATCAGGTCTTAAATGGAAAGCATTAAAAGACAGCCCAGGCATGTGGGGAGTAGTTTTGTTTAGAGTGGAATTACCCTTTAACTTGGCTAACGCATTAGCATGGCTAGCTAACAGTAGCTGAGAGCACTTTACCTATGAGAACCGCATTGTGCAGCTGCCTCAGCTGGTTCAGCAGCTGAGGTTTCGCCTGGTAGATTGGAAGTTGTTTCCTCTGGACTTCTATCGGAGTTGTTACATTTCCCTTTCTAGGAAGCAGCATTCCAGGTTTATTCTTATCGATACGGAAAAAAACTGACCCCGGCTTGAATTTTTTAGCCGGAGGAGGGTCGGGGTCGTGGGGCATGGTCTAGAAAAGGTGACCCTGTTGGTAAAAGCCGCACCGCGTTTTCTTCAGGTTaattcaaaagcaaaaaaaagttttcttcgTGTTGGCTGACAGACAGACGAGACTCACTGCGGATGTTTTGCTGCCTCTGCAAAAAAAACGTCACCACGTGGGGTCGAAGTCGGCGCACGTGTTTGACGTCAGCACCTCGGGTACAAATTTTACCCGAGTAGTGACTGTCAGGTACCGTGTTATTAAACCCACCGCTGTATTTTCAAATCACGTTATCACCAAACAAACTCGCAATCACTTATGCACgtaagagaaaagaaaaggttgtatattaaatgtttattgaaacattattcaaatgtaaatacTACTATATGCAAGTGCCCAGTGCAACCCTTTCATTACCTGTATAGGCATTTTATAggtcacagaaaataaaacaacaataataataatacaaaataatatagAATTCATCATCTGACCCAACACTGGGAAACCATGGTTATCATGGCcacaacaagaaaagaaaaaaaaagtgctcttGTAACTACTGCATGTTGTTACACAATCTCAGGTTTAATCTCAGGTGCATTCCAATGTCAGACAGTTGAGAAATAGTCATGACATTAGTCAAGTCATAACAtgtaagattaagattaagacaACTGGCAACACGTTTGCTTGTGTGGCCACTGACTCATTGTTGTTTGAGCATCTACACTttctaaagaaaagaaaaagctagAGAGAGTAAAATGCATAAACTCTGAGGGATTCAATACACATATTTTAAAGGTGCAGGTTCCGTATGTCAGtaacaaaatgttaatttagCTCAGCCTGGTTAAAAATCAAATAGTAAAAGAGTGTATAAGATAAATGTTTGACGAATCTAGATATAACCTACTTGGTACAGTAATACACTATAATCTGTCTGGGAAAATGAGAGAAATCAAGGTAACGTATTAGCTTCAAAAaccaataaaatattattttgaattatgGAACAGGAACATTAACAACCACAATATGTGGAATTTGAATTACAAACCTTGTGATTTTCCATCACACACCGCATGTTTGAATTATTCATAAATACtgtaatggtaaaaaaaaactatttgttttaggattttatatattaagGATTTGGGCTctgcataataaaataaagttttattatgTAGCAAAGTGCTCTGACAGTGAAAGATGTTATCATGTTCCTCTTTAATTAATACCAATTAGACATATTATTATCCCTCTCTCTTGCCTCCAGTCAGTGTGTCTGTCAACAGCTCTGATTTCTATCAACAGCATTTAACTCTGTATCCAGGGGGAATAATGTGTCCTCAAATAGCTCACTATAAAGTGTGCGTTCACATTATACTCTTCTCCAATGAAGCCTtacatattgtaaaaaaaaatgcaattagtATCCCCTCATAAATCCATATTAAAATGGTCATAATGACAAAGCTAAACTAATTTTTTGAACTAATCACAGCTATAGGCTGTAAGGTGTGACAATGATTGAGCATATTCCACACATCCATTATAAGAACCTGTACATAatagttttaataaaaaaggcTACTTTATATTTCAAGTGACTTTTACAGGACTAAAGGAAGGTGAGTTTTTAATTTTGTCTCCACATCAATCATGCAACTCAGAAACATTAGCTCAGAAAGAAGAATGAGGAGCTCATCTGAATGTTTTAGATCTTCCCCTCTCTTGGCCACATAATAGGGTCGTGCTCCACGTGGGACAAAAAGTGACTGAACAGCATGAGACATGACAGATAATGCAGCATGTGCAGCATTGAAATTGCAAAATTCCTTTTCCGACAAACAGTTTGGTCAGACCAACACAATAAATTTTTCAACTCTATAAGTATGCACTGTTTGTAATGAAAGTTATTATACATTTAGTTGTGTTCATTTAATAATACACCATAAAATCATGCAAACCATATTGAATAACATTAAGTGTAGATTACTTGCACAATAAACAATGTGTTAAGACTACTAGATAGTTTACTTGAGCTGTACTTTTAAATTAGTATAGAATACTCAGAATTACTCTTTCGACAAAATCATTTCAAGTTGAATGCACTGTGGGTACATCAAACAAGTCATTTAGTTAAGTCCTGCTAACTTAAGTGACATTACATGCAACTTAGAAGTTCTTAGTTGAAATAAGGCTGATTTTTGTCAGGAATAATGAACGGACGTGTAGCGTAACATCATTAAAGAATGGAGATTTGGTGTCTGggactattttgtagtggaaaaccaacatAAAGCGTGCCGAGGCGAGCAGGTAACCATAGGGGGAATAGGGGCTTTTGATGTGTCCTCAAGGGACCACCACAACAAAGGGTAATGATTGACAACTCTTTGCCCTGCCTCCCCATTGACCTATGAACTGCCAGTCCCCCAAACAAGACGCGACAAGACACGACAAGAATGCCACTGTGATGGACAATCTGACACGTGGTGACCattgtgaaagacaaaaataccaTGTAATGTGTAAGTGTTAAATGGGTTGGTAAATTAAACAACCATAAGTCAAGGTAATATATGAGCTCATCTCAGACCTAATGTGGAGTTCCAGGTGAGAATAAAGTCGATTTTTACAGCAAATTATTCatgaatataaaaaatgaaagtggatCCGAGCAACCACCCTGTGGAATGCCATAAAAGGCAAACAAAAAGTACTGTGCCAgagaattgaaaataaaataccataACAACTCTAAAATAAGAATtcagtgatcagtgatgtgAAAAGCTTGGGCAAACTATAAAAGTAGAGGTCTAACTAGTTTCCTGTCATCCACATATTGTATGTTAACCACTATAACCAATCATTATGCACATGAGCTGCAGATCCATCAACTATTGTTTGTTCTGCACTGGTTTCCACTTCATTGTGTTCATtatgttgttttcaaatgacTTTATCTCCTTTTTCAATCTCATTGCACCCCCGTCTTGACTGTTGAAATTTATCTTGGGTAAATTGTGAGCTGGTCTTTAAGCTTTCCTACCTGTCTGACAACTCCATCTGGTCTCCATCCATACATTCATTATCTATACTGCTGATAGCAATATAGATAAAGGAGACTCTAAAATTGCATTTATGGGCCATTTAGCATCTCCAATTATCCTCACCCCAACTGCATGGCTTTGAACCGTGGAAGGAAGCCAGATTACccgcagaaaacccacacaaacacagggagaacatgcaaaccacTAACAGAAAGGTCCTGGAAACCTTCTCACTGTGAGGCCCCTGCTCTTTCAAGATTACTTGAGTAAAGCatacaataatgaaaaaataaacaataatgtaatTGATGTAGTTTATTCTTTTAAGTTTGGTGGACCGGAATGGAACTGctaattttataataataaaaaaataagctgtaattgaaaaaaaataaataaaaaaaatagccttttttatcatttaatattgACAGGTACTGGCTAAATCATTTCTACTCATTCTTCACAGGGTTTAGTTCTGATGACTTTACATTTCTGGATTAAAATTTGCAAGATGAAGAACCaggtttattttgatttaatggaaATTATTTGGCTTGACCACAGTTGCCTCTCATCCTAAAATACATCTCACACCATTTACTCCAGTATTACATCAAATAATATCcatcaaaaatgaaacaaatatatATCAATAAAACTGGTACAACACAAAACTAGGGCTGACATAAATTTTATATCggatatatttaaatata from the Solea solea chromosome 4, fSolSol10.1, whole genome shotgun sequence genome contains:
- the dhx33 gene encoding ATP-dependent RNA helicase DHX33, yielding MPHDPDPPPAKKFKPGSVFFRIDKNKPGMLLPRKGNVTTPIEVQRKQLPIYQAKPQLLNQLRQLHNAVLIGETGSGKTTQIPQYLYEAGIGRQGIIAITQPRRVAAISLAGRVAEEKRTQLGKLVGYTVRFEDVTSSETKLKFMTDGMLLREAIGDPLLLRYTVVVLDEAHERTVHTDVLFGVVKAAQRRRKELNKIPLKVIVMSATMDVDLFSEYFNKSPVLYLEGRQHPIQIYYTKQSQSDYLQAALVSIFQIHQEAPPSHDILVFMTGQEEIEALARTCRDIAKHLPDGCGSMVVVPLYSALPPALQLRVFLSAPKGCRKVILSTNIAETSVTISGIKYVLDTGMVKAKRFNPDSGLEVLAVQRISKAQAWQRAGRAGREDSGFCYRLYTEQEFDNLIPMTVPEIQRCNLAGVMLQLMALGIPDVMNFDFMSKPSPEAVRSAVEHLELLGAVERKEGQVVLTAVGKKMASFPLEPRYAKTILLSPDYSCSEEVLSIVSLLSVDTVLFNPPARREEVLAARKKFSSSEGDHITLLNIYRAFKKVSGNKEWCRENFVNSRNMGLVKDVQAQLREICLKLNLKLVSCGAETGNVRRCLAHGMFVNAAEIQPDGSYLALDTHQPVAIHPSSVLFHGKPAYVVFNELLHTSRCYMRDLCLVDADWLLDAAPDYFGRKLHLTKS